Genomic segment of Vicinamibacterales bacterium:
GCTGGCGCAGTACATCGCGCTCAACGAGCGGTTCCACGATCTGCTGCTCGACCTCGCCAGGAGCCCGATGGTCCGCCGCGCGGTGTCGCGCGCCGCCGCGCTGCCGTTCGCCTCGCCCAACGCGTTCATCCTCGGGCACGCACAGAAGAAGGAAGGGCAGGAGGTCGTCACCATCTCGCAGATGCACCACCGCGCCATCGTCGACGCCATCGCGCACCGTGAAGCGACGCGCGCCGAGGCGCTGGCGCGCGAGCATTCGCGGCTGGCGCGCACCAGCCTCGAGATGGTGCTGCGCGACAAGGCGCTCTTCACCCGCGTTCCCGGAGCGTCCCTCATCAGGTTTCCCGAGACGGCCTCGAACGCTCGCGGATCCGAGGCGGCGGGCAGGCCACAGCCGTGAGCACGCGCACCTACCGATCGGCCGCCTGGTTCGGCAAGCACGACAAGGACGGCTTCATCCACCGCAGCTGGATGCGCAACCAGGGGCTGCCCGCGGACGTCTTCGACGGGCGTCCCGTCGTCGGCATCTGCAACACCTGGTCGGAGCTGACCCCCTGCAACGCCCACCTGCGCGCCATCGCCGAGCACGTGAAGCGCGGGGTGTGGGAATCGGGCGGGCTGCCGCTCGAGTTCCCCGTCATGTCGACCGGCGAGTCGAACATGCGGCCGACGGCGATGCTCTACCGCAATCTGGTCAGCATGGACGTCGAGGAGTCGATCCGCGCGAATCCGATCGACGGCGTCGTGCTCCTGTGCGGCTGCGACAAGACGACGCCGTCGCTCGTCATGGGGGCGGCGAGCTGCGACGTGCCGGCGCTGGTCGTCTCCGGCGGGCCGATGCTCAACGGCAAGTACTGCGGGCAGGACATCGGATCCGGCACCGACGTGTGGAAGTTCAGCGAGGACGTCAAGGCCGGCATCATGACCGCCGAGCAGTTCATGGACGCGGAGGCGTGCATGTCACGCTCCGCCGGCCACTGCATGGTGATGGGCACGGCGTCGACGATGGCATCGATGGTCGAGGCGCTCGGGCTCGGGCTGCCGTTCAATGCCACGCTGCCGGCCGTCGATGCGCGCCGTCATGCGCTGGCGCACCTCGCCGGCCGCCGCATCGTCGCGCTGATCGAGCAGGACGTCCGGCTGTCGCACATCCTCACCCGGCCGGCGTTCGAGAACGCGATCCGGGTCAACGGCGCGCTGGGCGGCTCCACGAACGCGGTGATTCACCTGCTGGCGATGGCCGGCCGCGTCGGCGTGCCGCTCTGCCTCGACGACTGGGATCGTCTCGGCCGCGACGTGCCGACGCTGGTCGATCTCAAGCCGTCCGGGCGCTTCCTGATGGAGGACTTCCACTACGCCGGCGGCCTGCCCGCGGTGATTCGAACGCTCGGCGAGCGCGGCTTGATCCATCGCGACGCGATGACGGTGAACGGCCGCACCCTGTGGGAGAACTGTCACGACGCGTCGCGCTGGAACGCCGAGGTCATCAGGCCGATCGATCGGCCGCTCGCCGAGAGCGGCGGCGTCGCGGTCCTGCGCGGCAACCTCGCGCCCGACGGCGCGGTGCTGAAGCCGTCGGCGGCGTCGGCGCACCTGATGCAGCATCGCGGCCGCGCGATCGTGTTCGACGACATCGAGGACTACAAGGCGCGGATCAACGATCCGGCGCTCGGCGCCGACCCGTCGTCGGTGCTCGTCCTGAGGAACAGCGGGCCGGTGGGCTACCCGGGGATGGCGGAAGTGGGCAACATGGGGCTGCCGCCGGCGCTCCTGAAACAGGGGATCACCGACATGGTGCGCATTTCGGACGCGCGCATGAGCGGTACGGCGTACGGCACCGTCGTCCTGCACATCTGCCCCGAAGCGGCCGTCGGCGGACCGCTCGCGCTGGTGCGCGAAGGGGATTACATCGAGCTCGACGTGGCGGCGCGGCGGCTGCACCTCGACGTGAGCGATGAGGAGCTGGCGCGGCGGCGGGCGGCCTGGCAGCCGCCGCCGGCGCCTCCGCCAAGCGGGTACGTTCACATGTACGTGCGGCACGTCCAGCAGGCGGACAAGGGCGCCGATCTCGACTTTCTCCGCGGCTGCCGCGGACACGGAATCCCACGTGAGTCTCACTGACCCGGTGCCTGGCGGCGTGGCTGGTCTCCGACGGGAATTCGATCTCGACCGGCGCCGTGTTCGACATCAGCGGCGGCCGTTCGACCTGCTGAACGCGAGCCAGGCGGCGTGAAACTGCTTCGCTACGGTCCCGCCGGCGCCGAGAAGCCGGGGCTGCTCGACGGCCGCGGCACGATCCGCGATCTCTCCGGGCAGGTGCCGGATCTCTCGGGTGCCGCGCTGCTGCCGGAATCCATCGCGCGGCTCGCCTCGCTCGATCCCGAGTCGCTGCCGGCGGTCGCCGGCGCGCCGCGGATCGGCCCGTGCGTCGCCGGCGTCGGCAAGTTCATCTGCGTCGGGCTCAATTACTCCGATCACGCCGCCGAGTCCAACATGGCCGTGCCCGCGGAGCCGATCATCTTCATGAAGGCGACCTCCTCGATCGTCGGCCCGAACGACGACCTCGAGATCCCGAAGGGATCGCAGAAGACCGACTGGGAAGTCGAGCTGGGCGTCGTCATCGGCAGGCCGGCGAAGTACGTGGACCCGCGGGATGCGATGGCGCACGTCGCCGGGTTCTGCGTGGTGCACGACGTCTCGGAGCGCGCCTTCCAGCTCGAAGGCACGGGCCAGTGGGTGAAAGGCAAGAGCGCCGACACCTTCGGACCGGTCGGCCCGTGGCTGGTCACTCCGGACGAGATCGCCGATTGTCAGAACCTCGACTTGTGGCTCGACGTCGATGGCCGCCGCCGCCAGAGCGGCAACACCCGCACGATGGTGTTCGACGTGCGCTATCTCGTGAGCTATCTGAGCGGGTTCATGAGCCTGCGTCCCGGCGACATCATTTCCACCGGCACGCCGCCAGGCGTCGGCCACGGGATGAAGCCGCCGGTCTACCTGCGCGAAGGGAACGACGTGCGTCTCGGCGTCCAGGGCCTCGGCGAACAGCGTCAACGCGTCATCGGCTACCGGAATCACTGATCTGTCTCTGCCCGCTTCCGCCCTCGGCGCGCTCGCATCGATCGTCGGCGACGACTCGGTGCTGATGCGCCCCGAAGACCTCGTGCCCTACAGCTTCGACGGCACCGCCGCGCTGAAGCAGCGGCCGGAGGCCGTCGTGTTCCCGCACACGACCGCGCAGGTGGCCGCCTGCGTGCGGCTCGCCGGGGAGGCCGGCATCCCGATCGTCACGCGCGGATCGGGCACCGGCTTGAGCGGCGGCAGCGTTCCGGTGCCGGGGAGCCTGGTGCTGTGTCTCGTGCAGATGAACGCGCTGCTCGATCTGGACGCGGCGAACCTGACGGTCCGCGCCCAGCCGGGACTGGTGACCCAGAAGATCGACGAAGCGGCGGCGCGCCACGGGCTGTTCTATCCGCCCGACCCGGGCTCGATGCGGATCAGCACCATCGGCGGCAACGTGGCGGAGAATTCCGGCGGCCTTCGCGGCCTGAAGTACGGCGTCACGCGCGACTACGTCATGGGCCTGGAAGTCGTCCTGCCGGACGCGCGCGTGGTGCGATTCGGCAACCAGTGCGTGAAGGACGTGGCCGGGTATTCGCTGAAGGACCTGTTCGTCGGATCGGAAGGGACGCTGGGCATCATCACCGAGGTGCTGTTGAAGCTGGTGCCCAGGCCCGCGGCGCGGCAGACGATGCTGGCGCTCTACGACCGGATCGAAGACGCGGCGGATACGGTGTCGGCGATCGTCACGGCGCGGATCATTCCGTGCACCCTCGAGTTCCTCGATCGGATGACGGCGGTCTGCGTGGAGGAGTACGCGGGTATCGGCCTGCCGACCGACTGCGACGCGGTGCTGCTGATGGAGACGGACGGCCATCCGGCGGCGGTGGCCGACGAAGCGCGCCAGATGGAGGCGCTGGCGCGGTCGCACGGCGCGCGCGAGGTCCGCCGCGCGCGCGACGAGGCGGAGGCGCTGCAGCTCGCCGCGGCGCGGCGCAACGCCTTTTCGGCGCTGGCGCGCCGCCGTCCGACGACGATCCTGGAAGACGTCACCGTGCCGCGCAGCGCGCTGGCCGCGATGGTCGGCTTCATCGCCGAGACCGCCGCCGCGCACCGCCTGCAGATTGGCACCTTCGGCCACATGGGGGACGGCAATCTGCATCCGACCTTCCTGGCCGACGAGCGCGACAGCGACGAAATGGCGCGGGTGCACCGTGCGCTCGACGCGATCGTGACGCGGACGCTGGCGCTCGGCGGCACGATTACGGGCGAGCACGGCGTCGGCCTGGCGAAGAAGGCATGGCTGCGCCAGCAGCTGGGTGACGCCAGCCTCGATCTGATGCGGCAGATCAAGCAGACGCTCGATCCCCGCGGGCTCCTCAACCCGGGCAAGATCTTCGGCTGAACGCTCGTTTTCGCATGCGGCCCGCTGCCGGACAGCCTCGGCCTCGAATCCGGACGCAGCTGCATGGTCGGCTGTCCCGATTCGGCGCAATTCCGGCTCGAGGCCTGCAACGGCCGTCAACGCAGTTGTTTACAATGCTCGCAACACGACACCGGCGCACAGCCGCTGCGCACGGTTCAGCTGCGGGTGCGGTTCTCGTTCTGAGAAGAGAAGGGGCGCGCAAGAGGATGGTGACAGCGAGGCTCGTAACGGTCAGCGCGCTCTTCTGTGCGATCGGCGTGGCGGCTGCTCCGCAGCAGCCGTCCGCGCCCCAACCACCTGCCGCGCAGCCCGCTGCCAATCTCAAGGACAAGCCGGTCTTCGTTCCCGACCCCGACAATCAGATCATCAAGTCCGAGAAGCAGACGTTCCGGATCGAAGTGGTCACGCCCGGGCTCGAAACGCCGTGGGCACTGGCGTTCCTGCCCGACGGACGCCTGCTCGTCACCGAGCGTCCAGGGCGGCTGCGCATCATCGAGAAAGGGAAGCTGCGGCCGGACCCGGTGCAAGGCACGCCGAAGGTCTGGGAACGGCAGGATGCCGGCATGCTCGACGTCGCCGTTCACCCGCAGTATGCGCGCAACGGGTGGATCTACCTCGCCTACACGGAAGTCGTTCCCGGGTATGTCGCGCCGCCGCCCGCGCCGGCGCCGCCGCCGGATCCCTCCGCCGACCCCGCGGCCCGCGGCCGCGGCCGCGGCGGACCCCCGAGCCCGCCGTCGATGACGGTCTTCGTGCGCGGGAAGATCGACAGGAACAACCGCTGGGTCGACGAACACGTGCTCTATCGCGCTCCCGCCGAGCTCTACACGCCGAGCGGATCGCACTACGGCGCCCGCTTCCTGTTCGACAAGGCCGGCCACGTCTTCTACTCGCTCGGCGAGCGCGGCGACATGGCCAACGCGCAGGATCTCTCGAAGCCGCTCGGCAAGATCCACCGCGTCAACGATGACGGATCGATCCCGAAGGACAACCCGTTCGTGAACACGCCGAACGCCGTCCCGTCGATCTGGTCGTACGGCCACCGCAATCCGCAGGGACTCGCGTGGGATCCGTCGGGACTGCTGTGGGAATCGGAGCACGGACCCAACGGCGGCGACGAGATTAACATCATCGAGAAGGGGAAGAACTACGGCTGGGGCGTGGTGACGATGGGTGTGCAGAGCGGCATCACCGAGCGCAGCCGCCCCGGCATGGAGCCGCCGATCGTCTACTACACGCCCACCATCGCGCCGAGCGGGATGGTGTTCTACACGGGCTCGAAGTATCCCGGCTGGAAGAACGATCTGTTCGTCGCCGCGCTGGCCGGACAGCAGCTGCGGCGGCTCGAGATTCGCGGCCGGGAGGTCGTGCACCAGGAAGCCGTGTTCCAGCAGTTCGGCCGCGTCCGTTCCGTCACGACCGGACCGGACGGGCTGATGTACCTGCTGCTGCAGAATCCCACGGGTGCCGGCACCGGCCTCAGCCTGGCAGCCTCCACCCCCGGCATGGTGATCCGGCTGGTGCCGGTCAGCGGAAAGTAGCCGGCGCTCCGTCCCGTTCTCACGGACCATGCATCGCACCCGCGTCTTCCTCGTCGCGCTCACGGCCGGGATCCTCACGGTCGCAACCGGCATCACCGGGCAGCAGGGCACCGCGACCGTGCCCGGCAACATCTGGCCGCCGCCCTGGAAGCAGATGGCGAAGTCGATCCCGCTGTCGCCCGAAGACGAGATGAAGACGTTCTCGATGCCGCCGGGATTCCGCGTCGAGCTCGTCGCCGCCGAGCCGATGGTCGATTCGCCGATCCTGATCGACTTCGATGCCGACGGCCGCCTCTGGGTCGTCGAGATGCTGACGTTCCTTCCCGACAGCTCGGGTCGCGACTCGACCGAGCCGCTCAACCGCGTCAGCGTCCTGGAGGACACGGACAACGACGGCCGGATGGACCGGAAGACGATCTTCGCCGACAGGCTGCGGCAGGCCCGCGCGCTCAAGGTGCTCGATCGCGGCGTGCTCGTGGGCGAGCCGCCGAACCTGTGGTTCATGAAGGACACCGACGGCGACCTGAAAGCGGACGTCAAGGATCTCGTCGTCAACACCTTCGGCAACCCGAACGGCAACATCGAGCACAACGCCAACAGCCTGTTCTGGGCGATCGACAACGTGATGTATTCGTCCGAACACGTGTGGGACGTGCGCTGGCGGAAGGGCAGGTTCGAGCCGCTGCCGGCGCTGAGCCGCGGCCAGTGGTTGATCTCGCAGGACGACGCCGGACGCATCTACCGCAACGTCAACGACTCCCCGCTGTTCGTCGACTACACGCCGTCCCGCTATTACCTGCGCAATCCGAACCTGGTTCGGACCCGCGGTCTCTACGAGCTGTTGATCGAACAGGCCGACGCGACCATCTATCCCGTGCGCGACACGCGCGGGGTGAACCGCGGCTATCGCGATCCCTTCTTCCGGCCCGACGGCTCGTCGATCGTGATCCAGGGCGCCAGCGGTCCGGTCATCTATCGCGGCGACGTCTATCCGCGGGAGCTGCGCGGCAACGCGTTCATTCCGGACTCGCCGACCAACCTGGTGCACCGCATGGTGATCAACGACGCCGGCGGCGGGCGGCTCGAGGCGACGAACGGCTACGCACGCGGCGAATTCCTCGCGTCGTCCGACGAACGCTTCCGCCCGGTGGCGCTGGCCGACGGTCCCGACGGCTGCCTGTACGTGGTCGACATGTATCGCGGCGTCGTGCAGGCCGGCGGGTTGTGGAGCGAGTACCTGACCGACTACATCAGGACCAACGACATGCTGATGCCCGTCGGCAAGGGGCGCATCTGGCGCGTCGTCTACGGCAACCGTGCGGCCCCTCGGCCGGCCCGGCCGGCGCTGTCGAAGGCGGCGCCCGCGCAGCTCGTCGAGGCGCTCGCCAACCCGAACGGCTGGTGGCGCGATACCGCGCAGCGGCTGCTCGTCGAGCGCGGAGAGACGAGCGCGGCGCCCGCGCTGACGGCGCTGGCGGCGAGCGCGCCGGACTGGCGGACCCGGCTGCACGCGTTGTGGACGCTCGACGGCCTGGACGCGATCGAGCCGGCATCGGTGCGGAAAGCGATGGCAGACGCGAACGGCGACGTGCGCGCCGCGGCGGTGCGGTTGTCGGAGCGCTGGCTGGAACGCGATCCTGCGATGCGCGCCGCGGCGCTGGCGCTCGCGGACGACAGGCACTGGAACGTTCGCCGGCAGCTGGCCGCCTCGATCGGCGAGATGCCGGCTGCGGATCGCGTCGATCCCGCCGTGGCGATCCTCACGCGGTACGGCTCCGATCCGATCGTCGTCGACGCCGCGGTCAGCAGTCTGAAGGGGATCGAGGGGGACGTGCTGACGAGGGTGATGCAGTCGAAACCGGCGCCGGCCCCCGCGCCGGGCGAAGCGGTGTCGATGCTCGCCGCGGCGGTGACGAAGAGCGGCGACGTGCCTGCCGTGCAGCGGTTGATCGACGCCGCCGCCGACGCGGCGCGTCCGGAATGGGCACGAATCGCGCTCCTGCGCGGCGTCGACGCGGCGCTGCCGTCGCGCGCCGCGGGCGGCCGCGGCGGCCGCGGCCTGCCCGGATTGAGCGCCCCGGGCGGACGGATCGTGGTGACGCCGGGGCGGGGCATCGCGCTGCCCGCCGAGCCGGCCGCGTTGACGAAACTGGCAGGCGCCTCGGGCACGATCGGGTCGCTGGCGGCCAGCGTATCTGCGAAGCTCGATTGGCCGGGGCGGCCCGCGCCGATGGTCGCTGCCGCGCCGCTGAACGCGGAGCAGCAAAAACGGTTCACCGCCGGCGCGGAGATCTACAAGAATGTGTGCCTCGGCTGCCACCAGGAAGACGGACGCGGCAAGGACAAGCTGGGCGCGAATCTCGTCGAGTCGGCGTACGTGAACGCGGCCGACCCTGCGGCGACGATCCGGATCATGGTCGGGGGCAAGGAAGGCTCGATCGGGTTGATGCCGCCGCTGGGACCGGCGATGACCGATGAAGACATCGCCGCGGCCCTGACCTATGTCCGCCGTGCCTGGGGGCACACGGCGCCGCCCGTGGATCCGCTGAACGTGATGGAGATCCGCGCGCTCTCGAAAGGGCGGACCAGGCCGTGGACGGATCAGGAACTCGAGGCGGCCGGCCGCGGGCGCGGGCGCGGCGGCCACTGAGGTGACGATGATGCGTGTGCCGGCCGTTCTTGCCGCTGCTGCCGTCTGGCTGACGATCGCGATGCCGCAGACCGCGGCCGCGCAGGCGCGCTACCGCGCCGCGCAGACCGGCGACATCGTCGAACTGCGCGACACGCGCGCCGACGTCGTGGTGAGGATCCTGACCTCGGCGAGCAACGCCTATCAGATGACGGTGAAGGGGGAAGACGTCATCCGCCGCACGTGGACCTCGATCGACGACATCCGCCCGCGCATGGGATTGAACGGCGTGCCGCTGCTCTGGCCGTATGCCAATCGTCTCGACGAGCAGGCGTTCTACGCCAACGGCCAGAAATACACCTTCGATCCGGGACTGGGGAACACCGGCCGCGGCGCCATCCCGATCCACGGCTTTCTGACCAGCGCCACCGCGTGGAAGGTCGTGGAGGTGAAGGCGGACGCGCGCTCGGCGTGGATCACCTCGAAGCTGGAATTCTTCCGCGTGCCGCAGTACATGAAGCAGTTTCCGTTCGCGCACACGCTGACGATGACCTACCGGCTGCAGGAAGGGGCGCTGGAGGTGCGCACCCGGATCGACAACCTCAGCGCCGAGCCGATGCCCGTGGCGATCGGCTTTCATCCCTATTTCCAGCTGACCGACTCGCCCCGTGAAGAATGGACGCTGTCGGTGGCGGCGAAGACGCACTGGCTGCTCGATCAGCGGAAGATTCCGACCGGCGAGACGGAGCCGATCGGCCGGCTGATGGCGGACCCGAAGAACGTTGCGGTGAAGGCCGCGCCGCTGGACGACGTCTTCAGCGATCTCGAGCGCGACGCGCAGGGACGCGCGACCATGAGCCTCAAGGGCAAGGCCCAGCAGGTCGACGTCGTCCTCGGGCCGAGGTACAAGACCGTCGTCGTCTATTCGGGCGCGCCGGGGAGTGTCGCGCTGGAACCGATGGCCGGCATCTCGAATTCGATGAACCTGGCACAACGCGGCTTGTACAAGGACCTGCAGTCGATCGAGCCCGGCGGATTCTGGGAGGAGAGCTTCTGGATCCGGCCGAAGGGATACTGACCACGACGGAAAGACGGACGACGGAAAGGGAGAGGGATGATGGCTCGAAGGATCTGGATCGCGATGCTGGCTGCCGCTGTCAGTGTCGGCGCGGCCGCGCAACAACAACCGGCGGTTCCCTCGGCGGATGCCGCCGTGCGGGCGGGCGACACTCGTCCCATTCACGTCTACATCCGCGCCGGGCTGAAGTCGCACGGCGAAGGGCAGCACGACTATCCGCAGTTCATCGCCGACTGGAGCAAGCTGCTGACCGACAAGGGCGCGATCGTCGACGGCTCGTTCCACTTTCCCACCGCGCAGGAGCTCGCCAACGTCGACGTGATGGTGATGTACAAGGGAGACGCCGGCTACATGACCGCCTCGGAACGCCAGGTGCTGGAAGACTACATGAAGCGCGGCGGCGGTCTGGTCAGCTTCCACGACACGCTCTGCGGCGACGATCCGGCGTACTACTCGACGGTGGTCGGCGGCTCGAAGAAGCACGGCGAGCGCAACTTCTCGGCCGGCACGATCAAGTACACGATCGTCGACAAGGCGTCGCCGATCATGAAAGGGATCTCCGACTTCCAGATCGAGGACGAAGCGTTCTTCAAGATCACCTGGGCGAAGTCGCCGGAGGTGAAGGTCCTTGCCACCGCGCCGATGCCCGACGGCGGTGAAGTGGTGCCGCAGATCTGGACCTACGAGCGGACGATGTTCGGCGGGCAGCCGTCGCGCGCGTTCGTGTGGATGCAGGGGCACACCTACGCGAACTTCAAGAACCCGCAGATCGAGGGCATGATCCTGCGCGGCATCGCCTGGGCGGCGCACTATGCCGCCGACACGCTGGTCGACTACAAGCCGCCGGTGCGCCAGGGCCGCGGGCGTGGCCGCGGCGGCGACTGAGACGTCTGACGCTCCGGCACAACGGCCACCAGGATCGCGAAGATCACAAAGAAACACTCCAGGTCTTCATGACCTGTGTGGCCTTCGTGTTCGTTGTGCCGGCGCGCTTGCCGTCGGCCGTTTCAGCGAAGGTCGGTGATCTGCCCCGTCGCAGCGTTCCAGCGCGCCGGCTTCCCGCTGCGCATTGCCGCGTTGGTGATGTGCGAGGTCCGCGCCGCGGCGTGGCCGGCGCGAATCGGCGCGTTCGGCGTCTTGCGGCTCCGGATGCAGTCGAGCCAGTTCTGCAGGTGCGCGATCGATCCATCGCCGCTCGAACGGATGTAGATCTCCGGCTCCGGCGCGTGGGTGCCCGGCGCGTACGCGGCGTCGTCACGGTAGAAGGCGAGCCGCGCCCGATCGATCTTCAGCGTGCCGAGCTCGCCGCGGAACTCCAGCCCGCCATCGTCCACCCGGCTGACGTAGGTGCCGAGGTATGCGGCCATGAAGTTCTTCGGGAACTCGAGCGTCGCGTTGACCGTGTCGGGCGCCTCCCACAGCTTGATGTTGTAGTTGCGTCCGGTGGCGACCGCAGATGATGGCGCGTCGACGTCCATGTACCAGTGGACGACGTCGATCCAGTGGGTCATCAGATCGGTGATGCAGCCGCCGCCGTAGTCCCAGAAGTGGCGCCACTGGTAGAAGCGCGCCGGCTCGAAGGGGCGATCCGCCGCCGAGCCGAGCCACGCCTTCCAATCGAGCTTGTCCATCGTCACCGGCGCGTAGGTGCCGGCGCGCGAATGCTGATACCAGTAGGTCTGCACGAACGTGATCTGCCCGAGACGGCCGGAGTCGATCAACTGCCTGCCGAGGATGAAGTGATCCCAGCTTCGCTGCTGCGTGCCGGTCTGCACGATCTGCTTCGACGCTTCCACCGCCTTCACCATCTCGACGCCTTCGGCGATGCTGTGCGAGATCGGCTTCTCGACGTAAACGTCCTTGCCGGCGGCGACGGCGTCGATGGTCATCTGCTTGTGCCAGTGGTCGGGAGCGCCGATCAGCACGGCGTCGATCTGGCGGTCGTCCAGCAGGCGGCGGTAGTCGGTGTGCTTGACGGCGCCGGCGCCGGCGATCTCCGCCGCCTGGAGCAGGCGCGGCTCGTAGACGTCGCAGACCGCGACGATCTCGGCGCCGGACAGGCGCTTCAGCTGGTTCATCAACCCGCGGGCGCGGCCGCCGGTGCCGACGATCCCGATGCGGATCCGGTTGTTGGCGCCCTGGATGGCCGG
This window contains:
- a CDS encoding GntR family transcriptional regulator, yielding MEPQTQRLESQTLSALLQMRELLLRGEFRSGERLREIPLAARLKVSRTPLRLVLDRLEQEGLLASRPTGGFVAAEFTVQDIHDGIEIRGMLEGTAARLAAERLKSPDELAPARECLERTDRLLERWASGTDSLAQYIALNERFHDLLLDLARSPMVRRAVSRAAALPFASPNAFILGHAQKKEGQEVVTISQMHHRAIVDAIAHREATRAEALAREHSRLARTSLEMVLRDKALFTRVPGASLIRFPETASNARGSEAAGRPQP
- a CDS encoding IlvD/Edd family dehydratase, with translation MSTRTYRSAAWFGKHDKDGFIHRSWMRNQGLPADVFDGRPVVGICNTWSELTPCNAHLRAIAEHVKRGVWESGGLPLEFPVMSTGESNMRPTAMLYRNLVSMDVEESIRANPIDGVVLLCGCDKTTPSLVMGAASCDVPALVVSGGPMLNGKYCGQDIGSGTDVWKFSEDVKAGIMTAEQFMDAEACMSRSAGHCMVMGTASTMASMVEALGLGLPFNATLPAVDARRHALAHLAGRRIVALIEQDVRLSHILTRPAFENAIRVNGALGGSTNAVIHLLAMAGRVGVPLCLDDWDRLGRDVPTLVDLKPSGRFLMEDFHYAGGLPAVIRTLGERGLIHRDAMTVNGRTLWENCHDASRWNAEVIRPIDRPLAESGGVAVLRGNLAPDGAVLKPSAASAHLMQHRGRAIVFDDIEDYKARINDPALGADPSSVLVLRNSGPVGYPGMAEVGNMGLPPALLKQGITDMVRISDARMSGTAYGTVVLHICPEAAVGGPLALVREGDYIELDVAARRLHLDVSDEELARRRAAWQPPPAPPPSGYVHMYVRHVQQADKGADLDFLRGCRGHGIPRESH
- a CDS encoding fumarylacetoacetate hydrolase family protein; its protein translation is MKLLRYGPAGAEKPGLLDGRGTIRDLSGQVPDLSGAALLPESIARLASLDPESLPAVAGAPRIGPCVAGVGKFICVGLNYSDHAAESNMAVPAEPIIFMKATSSIVGPNDDLEIPKGSQKTDWEVELGVVIGRPAKYVDPRDAMAHVAGFCVVHDVSERAFQLEGTGQWVKGKSADTFGPVGPWLVTPDEIADCQNLDLWLDVDGRRRQSGNTRTMVFDVRYLVSYLSGFMSLRPGDIISTGTPPGVGHGMKPPVYLREGNDVRLGVQGLGEQRQRVIGYRNH
- a CDS encoding FAD-linked oxidase C-terminal domain-containing protein: MRPEDLVPYSFDGTAALKQRPEAVVFPHTTAQVAACVRLAGEAGIPIVTRGSGTGLSGGSVPVPGSLVLCLVQMNALLDLDAANLTVRAQPGLVTQKIDEAAARHGLFYPPDPGSMRISTIGGNVAENSGGLRGLKYGVTRDYVMGLEVVLPDARVVRFGNQCVKDVAGYSLKDLFVGSEGTLGIITEVLLKLVPRPAARQTMLALYDRIEDAADTVSAIVTARIIPCTLEFLDRMTAVCVEEYAGIGLPTDCDAVLLMETDGHPAAVADEARQMEALARSHGAREVRRARDEAEALQLAAARRNAFSALARRRPTTILEDVTVPRSALAAMVGFIAETAAAHRLQIGTFGHMGDGNLHPTFLADERDSDEMARVHRALDAIVTRTLALGGTITGEHGVGLAKKAWLRQQLGDASLDLMRQIKQTLDPRGLLNPGKIFG
- a CDS encoding PQQ-dependent sugar dehydrogenase; protein product: MTARLVTVSALFCAIGVAAAPQQPSAPQPPAAQPAANLKDKPVFVPDPDNQIIKSEKQTFRIEVVTPGLETPWALAFLPDGRLLVTERPGRLRIIEKGKLRPDPVQGTPKVWERQDAGMLDVAVHPQYARNGWIYLAYTEVVPGYVAPPPAPAPPPDPSADPAARGRGRGGPPSPPSMTVFVRGKIDRNNRWVDEHVLYRAPAELYTPSGSHYGARFLFDKAGHVFYSLGERGDMANAQDLSKPLGKIHRVNDDGSIPKDNPFVNTPNAVPSIWSYGHRNPQGLAWDPSGLLWESEHGPNGGDEINIIEKGKNYGWGVVTMGVQSGITERSRPGMEPPIVYYTPTIAPSGMVFYTGSKYPGWKNDLFVAALAGQQLRRLEIRGREVVHQEAVFQQFGRVRSVTTGPDGLMYLLLQNPTGAGTGLSLAASTPGMVIRLVPVSGK
- a CDS encoding c-type cytochrome encodes the protein MHRTRVFLVALTAGILTVATGITGQQGTATVPGNIWPPPWKQMAKSIPLSPEDEMKTFSMPPGFRVELVAAEPMVDSPILIDFDADGRLWVVEMLTFLPDSSGRDSTEPLNRVSVLEDTDNDGRMDRKTIFADRLRQARALKVLDRGVLVGEPPNLWFMKDTDGDLKADVKDLVVNTFGNPNGNIEHNANSLFWAIDNVMYSSEHVWDVRWRKGRFEPLPALSRGQWLISQDDAGRIYRNVNDSPLFVDYTPSRYYLRNPNLVRTRGLYELLIEQADATIYPVRDTRGVNRGYRDPFFRPDGSSIVIQGASGPVIYRGDVYPRELRGNAFIPDSPTNLVHRMVINDAGGGRLEATNGYARGEFLASSDERFRPVALADGPDGCLYVVDMYRGVVQAGGLWSEYLTDYIRTNDMLMPVGKGRIWRVVYGNRAAPRPARPALSKAAPAQLVEALANPNGWWRDTAQRLLVERGETSAAPALTALAASAPDWRTRLHALWTLDGLDAIEPASVRKAMADANGDVRAAAVRLSERWLERDPAMRAAALALADDRHWNVRRQLAASIGEMPAADRVDPAVAILTRYGSDPIVVDAAVSSLKGIEGDVLTRVMQSKPAPAPAPGEAVSMLAAAVTKSGDVPAVQRLIDAAADAARPEWARIALLRGVDAALPSRAAGGRGGRGLPGLSAPGGRIVVTPGRGIALPAEPAALTKLAGASGTIGSLAASVSAKLDWPGRPAPMVAAAPLNAEQQKRFTAGAEIYKNVCLGCHQEDGRGKDKLGANLVESAYVNAADPAATIRIMVGGKEGSIGLMPPLGPAMTDEDIAAALTYVRRAWGHTAPPVDPLNVMEIRALSKGRTRPWTDQELEAAGRGRGRGGH
- a CDS encoding aldose 1-epimerase; this encodes MRVPAVLAAAAVWLTIAMPQTAAAQARYRAAQTGDIVELRDTRADVVVRILTSASNAYQMTVKGEDVIRRTWTSIDDIRPRMGLNGVPLLWPYANRLDEQAFYANGQKYTFDPGLGNTGRGAIPIHGFLTSATAWKVVEVKADARSAWITSKLEFFRVPQYMKQFPFAHTLTMTYRLQEGALEVRTRIDNLSAEPMPVAIGFHPYFQLTDSPREEWTLSVAAKTHWLLDQRKIPTGETEPIGRLMADPKNVAVKAAPLDDVFSDLERDAQGRATMSLKGKAQQVDVVLGPRYKTVVVYSGAPGSVALEPMAGISNSMNLAQRGLYKDLQSIEPGGFWEESFWIRPKGY
- a CDS encoding ThuA domain-containing protein codes for the protein MARRIWIAMLAAAVSVGAAAQQQPAVPSADAAVRAGDTRPIHVYIRAGLKSHGEGQHDYPQFIADWSKLLTDKGAIVDGSFHFPTAQELANVDVMVMYKGDAGYMTASERQVLEDYMKRGGGLVSFHDTLCGDDPAYYSTVVGGSKKHGERNFSAGTIKYTIVDKASPIMKGISDFQIEDEAFFKITWAKSPEVKVLATAPMPDGGEVVPQIWTYERTMFGGQPSRAFVWMQGHTYANFKNPQIEGMILRGIAWAAHYAADTLVDYKPPVRQGRGRGRGGD